The Acanthopagrus latus isolate v.2019 chromosome 20, fAcaLat1.1, whole genome shotgun sequence genomic sequence agttaaAGCTATTTGGAGATTAACAACAACTCCTGCAGCAAAACCTTAAAAAGCTATAAAGCACGAGACCGCTTTATAGCAGGAAgttctgtatgttttgtttatgcaAATGATCGTCGTTGGCCACCACAGTGATAAAAGAACATTACATGGCCAATGATTTGATCCACTTCCTCAACATAAATGCAGTTGTTGCTACTGAGCAACACGTTGATTTCCCTACCCAGGAAACTGTTAATGCACAACACTACTATTCCTAAAATCTCGTGCTAATAAAACCAGTGTGAAAGGTTGGTCTGATGCCCTGATGGATCACAAAGGTCAGCACTGATGCCAATCATACatcaaaaatgtcactgtaGATCTTTTGcttgtctttgtttcctttttaaaacggtgaagaacaagaagaagcagccacagtgagtttttcttttaaaagagctgcaggtgacagcTGCAACTTCCAACACCTCAGGTAACATAACCAACTTCTGTGCCACGTGCATGAAATCAGATCGCGGTTGCTCATAGCTTGAACGAAAAAGGGCAGATTACTGTCTGACATATTTATTAAAACTATGTCAATCTGTTTGGCtgcagaataaataaacacaccgTCTGCTCTCCTGTTGTATTTTCTTAAGCCAGCGAGTGTTTGCTGTGGTATACTGCAGTGTAGCAAACTAGCTCTTAAACACAGAActgaaaacctaaaaaaaaaaaaagaggacgcACAAGGACTTTAACTTTAGTCCAGTTTGTGAAAAAGCAACCTTGAAGTGAAATGTTTCACTAGAATATAAAGATGGATGTTGACATCTGAGAACCAATTGTTAATTATACATTGCAAACCGCAGCCGATGCTCATACTCTACTTTTCTTCATAAGTGTTTTGCAGGGTTCACACCCGAGGTGGTTAAAGGCTGCAAAGAGCACAGAGCTGATACACTTATAACCACACCATTTAATGCATTCGTCCTGAACAACACTCATGTTGCTATTAATAGTTTTCTGTCCTATCAATAGTGCTAAATGGTGACGTTGTGGTCAGTATGACAGAAGAGATGGCCTCAGTAGAGAAGTATTgcaatcagagagaaaaaacactatTGCTTCCAAATACTTGGTCAGAGAATTGGctaagaaaaaaactgaatggaATGAAATCAGAGGGCGTTCGTGACAACAGCAAAACCATTATGTGCAAAGGGAGTCGACAGAAATGccaaataaaaattaaaacaggaaagaTTACAAGCAGGCCTCTGTTTGCTTACAACCAGGCAGTACACCCGTATGAATCAAATGCAGCAAACTGCCCGTTAGGTTGCTGTGCCTCGTCCGTATAAGGTTACGCACAGACAGAGCGGGAGCTGTTCGAAAAGCCGTGTTCATCAACTCATCTTCTGAGCAGCTCCCTCTAAGAAATTAAGAATTGAGGGCACCTTGACAGAGGCTGCGGCAAGCTGGAGATTTTGCCTGTTTATTGACTTTCCTCACCCACATCTCCCAGCTGGTGCGGGATTTGATTCAGCAACCTCGCACTCACAAGTCTGCTGAATcgttaaaattttttttaaaaatactcaaaTTCCCCTCGCAGTGACTCGTGTTGTGCTGCGTTACCATTCAGAGCTCCTGTGGTAGTAGTAGCCCTCGATGGTCGCTGTGGATTTCTGGAAGCAGATGTAGTAAAATCCAGCAAAGGACGCGCCGCTGATGTCTTTGATTGTGTGGTCGGGGACGAGGAACTGCTCCTGAGGTGGGGGGGGATGGAGAGGGCAGTTCAGAGGCGAATTACTGCAAAATATGGGCAGGCTCAGTTTGGGCGGCACCTTACCTTCCACCTCATGAAAATATAGTCCGAGTTCTTCAGATCCTCATAGTCGAAATCATCCGAGTTAAACGACTTTGCATACTGGTAGAAGGCCTGGAACTTGCCCttgacacaaaaaataaaaggattACGTCACGGTAAAGCATCATGCTACAGAGCACGCGTGAAGATTAGGAACGGACCAGCTTACCCAGTGCTTGCGATCCACGTCCTCATCCGCGTCCCATTTTCGGGTGAGAAATGGCCGCTTCCTGCTGATGATCTCTCCCGCGAAGAACGTGGTCAGGGTCGGGTATTCCTGAGAGCGAGAGCAAATgcaaaaagcacaaacattgttgttttgtttgctgtggCGCAGCCGACCCCCatacatgctgtttttgtctttttctcctctttgtagGTGAAAGAATGTCACGCCCAACGCTAATAGTATGTCTgtcagttcagtgttttttattccaGAACAAATTACAGGATGGAGAGTGACTTCTGAAAGTAAACATTCGCTGTTTATTTCAATTCACTGgagtcaggattttttttttatgattccATAATTACAACCTTGGAAATCCTTCAGAATTGCAACTTTTCTGAATTTGAGATCTACCCCACAGTACAACAGGACATTATGCAGACAATGACTCCAAAAAATATGACATGTAACTGAGccataatgtctttttttttttttcatttttctatcaCGTTCAATGTGTTTGTTAGTTTGAGTCCTGGCCCCAACTGTGCTTTTGATTTCTGTAGCAGCATAACATGACAGCCTCTAGAATGGCAGAGCCTGGAGCTGGACTGTACCAGTCTCTTAAAAAGGACACAAGCACAATGAGCAGTGGCCAGAGGCAGCTTAAATTATTGATGTTTGTGACTTAATAAAGGGAATCACTCCTCTCACCTCAGTCAGTCCTTTTATCTTCAGGTAGCCACACAAGTAGGAATCCTCCATGGTGACATGCTTATGAAGAGAACACAAGAAACACCATTCACTTTATATGTATGGATAGATGTATAATCCACCTTTCCCTACATACAAGCGACCATAAGTAGGAATGCTGTGATTGATTAAGTGAATATCTAATATCCTCACACACAAAATAGCCATAGACGTGCAGGTTTGCAGGTgtagaaatgacaaaacaacaacattatgttCGATTTCTCTTCATAACCGAAATGGGCTGTGAGGAAACAGTCCCAGGCACTGCTAACGTTACATCCACAGCTAGCTAGCAGGCCAGCGCTCATTGATTTtccagctgtcaatcatccCAACGCCCGTTTGACAGATCACCAAATGCCCCTGACAGCTCGCCcgagtgaataaaaacatacaaatatccGCTCCACAGCAGTCCCACCTGCAAAACAACCTCCACGTCGTACGAGTTCCCTTTGCTCTTCTGGTGGCCCCTGAACTTGGAGCCGCTGTACAGCAGCGACGTGACAACACCGGGCTGCTGGGTGTTTATCGGAGGCGGCGGGATAAGGGAGGCCGAGGATGCGAAGGCCGCGGCAGGGGAGTCGCTGAGGTATCCAGCGGGGACAGGCATGGTTCCCGCTTCGCTGGCTGGGCACCGACGGCGGGCAGTAGCCGTGTGGGCGATAGAGTCTGTCGGCGTGTccgaagaggaggggggaggactAAAGAGGTCCACCGACATTCAATTCCCCCCGTGATTGCTCCACAGTTTAGTTTACTGGGCACCAAGCTCCCAGAAAAGTAAGTGGACTCCGTCGCGGCGCTGTCGGCAGCAGAATCCGCCCTTCTCATTGGTCAACTCAGTTCACCGTGCTAAGATCCTCAACGTCCATTGGTTGGGCTTGCGGAAATGCTCCATGGGAATATGTGGGTGTAGTTTCTTCCTGTTGTGTAAGTGTGCGTATAAGCACttaaaaaactacatttcccatatATCCAAAGAATTTGCGACGCTATCTGTCAGGCACGGAAGGTCACACGCGTGCTtttgaacacagcagcagagagctgagggTGAAATGTTCGGCGGTAAATAGTAACATAGCGACTTTATAAGGATAGCTCGTAGAGTGTGAACGAGACTTGATGCTAATAAGAAAATATAtagaaatgttgcatttaattAATTGATGAACTGTGGCCATACAGAGGTAGCCTAGCTAAAACAGGCAGCTAGCCTCTCCAGTTAGCTTTTCTTCAAAACATTGCATCTCCACACAACTGCAGCTATGTTCAGGAGCCTTGTTAGACTTCACAGTCAGTTTGGAAATGCCCTTTCAGTCAGTAAAGTGTGCCCAAGAAGTCAGCAGCTTGGGTCTGCTCTGAAATACTCCACAGCTACAGCAGGTAAGATGAGAAGTGGTTAAAAACTCAGTCTTTCTGCAGCAGGATTACATTTGTGAAATTTAACCCTGCTctatgttttctgctgttttcagaaagaaaaaagttttacCAAGATGTCAGCATATCCCAAGGTGAAGGTAAGTGTCAGATTTGAACAAGTATGGCAGTACTGGGACTGAGGATGCTAAATTAATTTTGAAGTGAAAGGAtggattgttttatttatgcagAAATTGCAGCTTAACAAGCACTTGCTTCTCCACATATCTGTCATTCTTCTGCTTTATTGAATATCCtgcatttttcaattttcatcAAGGTGGTGCCTATGAGATAAACCTTGACAGAAGGAAACTGAAAACTCCTGGAGGGAAGCTGTTCGCGGTCCCAAATGAAGCCCTCGCCATCGCTGTGGCAACCGAATGGGATGCTCAAAGGGACACACTCAAGTTCTACACAATGCACATGGTGCGACTCTGGGATTGGATTTGATTTAAAGCAGAGATACTTATCCTTGGGGTCAGACCATATTTAGGGTCGATTTATATCTAGATTGAGGTCCTGTAAGATTTTTACCATGATCTTTTTAAATATCCGATTAAAGAAAAGTTAACTAAAACTGTAACTGACAGAGTATTGGtactttctcttcctgcagacCACCCTGTGCAACACAGCCCTGGACAACCCTACAGAACGCAGCAAAGACCAAATGATCAGTGCTGCCCTGAAGTACCTGGAGACTGATACTGTCTGGTAAAATACTCTCTTTCCTATTAACTCTAACAGGGGTTGCATGTTGTTTCTAATTTTCaatgacatttaaatattttcttttttgattgaATCCAAGTTACTCACAGTTGTGGCTTtaactgttaatgtttttttatgatttgttcAGTTACAGAGTAGATGAGCCCTATGGTTTGGTTGAGCTGCAGAAGAATGAGTGGGACCCAGCGCTGCACTGGATTGAAAACAGGTAACAGCTTTCTTCATAGTTAAGGTGTTAAAGACTGTTTCATTAATTTATCGTATTATtaactttatattttaaaactCAATTTGCAGATATAATGTCACTATTGGTGCCTCGTCCAGTATTTTGGGTCCTGAGATCCCAGAGGCAACCAAAGAAACATTCAGGCAACACCTGAATTCTTACAACTTCTGGTCCCTGACAGGTAAAACATCTTCAAACTGATCCAAGATAAGCAATTTCATGTGACATAGGTTGTGTAGTAGCTGTAAATTCTACAACAAAAATGAGGAAATGAGCTGTAACGTTAATGTGCTTTTGTGCTGTTCAGGCCTTGAGTTTGTGATCACCCAACTGAAGTCTGTCGTTCTGGCGATGGCGATGATTGACAGACATCTGAGCGTAGAACAGGCTGTGCTTCTGTCAAGACTGGAGGAAGAGTATCAGGTATGAGAGCTGCAAAGATGTTTTTCCATATACTCTTTTGGCTAGCATTATTCGGGTCTGCAATAACCATAAACAAATGAGACCCTGGTCAAGACGCttgtgatgctgttgttgttattattttcatgatttccCAGAAATCATGGTATTTTTTCTTGCAAAGGCAATATTTGCTTCTTCAGTCAAGGTTTTCATTTGCTTTATcaagagcagaaagagaaggTGATTGTCAATTGTCAGAAACTCAAAAAGGTTTGCTTCATTTACTCTGGATGAACAGCGCCCTCTTGCGTTTAAATCATATTTCCAATTAAATCTAACCTGGTGCAGCACACAACGTCCAAAGCAGTATAAAAGCTGACTTTGCTCTTCTGTGTCTTGGTTTTACCTTCTTGCGGAATTTCTGCAAATGCTGCTCTGTTTGCAGATGCTGTCATTATTCCCTATTTGACCCTCTAATTTGTTTGCCCCTGCACAGATTCGGCAGTGGGGAAACGTGGAGTGGGCCCACGACTACGACATGTACGAGCTGAGGGCACGGACTGCTGCTGGAACCCTCTTTGTTCACCTCTCATCCGAGAGTTCAACTGTCAAACGCAAACTGATGCAGGACTGAGAAGGACAAGCTCCACACAGAAAAGTCTTTGTGAGCACGCAGCAAATCTGCCCTCAAATGGACGTGCTCCCCGGGCACCTCTGTTTATCCATGTGTCTAAATCCGCGCAGaccaacacaaaacacatccgATTTATCAGCGACAACTGCTGCGTCTGTGATCTGTTATCGAGTCATCTCCCTCCAGTAAAACATTGGCTGGATTTTTGCCGTGTTTTTGTGTGGCAGCTGCCAAGTGTGATGCCCTTCACCGAGTTTCCAGTCAGTTCTCAGTCATCCGTGACATTTTGGACACTGGGCCTGCTTTCGAGAGAATGGTGActaatgttgttgtgtgtttggtggtgGACTGTTAACTCCATGCCTGCTTTCACCATATTTGAATACCGGCAGAGTGCATATGCTCTACTAACAGCACATTATTCATACCAACTGTGCTGTGTGTAGTGTTCTGTCATTGTGTACTGCATATACATAATATTCTTCCACTTGGTGAATCTGCTACattcttattattttctgtGGTAAAGTATTTGATAATGCACACATACCTCTGTAGTTATCGATTATTATTGGCAATATCACCTGCAACGctacaaaaaaatttaaattaggACTTCATCCACCTCCAGTAGTCATGTTTATTGCTtaatttttgtttcctttacaGCTGGATCAGAAATGAAATGGATCAGAGTAATTAAGAGAATGTCACTCtaatttttctcttctcttggcATCTACTGTAAGCAATATTTTGTCAGTGACATAATTAACTCtgaattaaaaccaaaacatggtAAAACTGTTTATGTCTGTCATGATTACAATATGggtgtgtgttctctgtctgCATCAGCTCAGGTCAGGGTGAGTGCGGCGGTCATAAAATAGCAATTTGAAATTTATCGATGCAACCTTTGGTGCCTTTTATTTACAATCGCCTACTGCCATGACTGATATCGTAGCTGTCCAATCAAGCAAAAGGTCAGGATTCGTTGACCAATTACGCTGCCCTGTGGGCGGGACATGGTTGACGTTTCCTcatgtatcatcatcatcatcccatGGACTGAGTTGTTTGTTGTCTAGCAAGATGGAGTTCCTTTTGGGAAATCCTTAC encodes the following:
- the LOC119009412 gene encoding glucose-induced degradation protein 4 homolog; the protein is MSVDLFSPPPSSSDTPTDSIAHTATARRRCPASEAGTMPVPAGYLSDSPAAAFASSASLIPPPPINTQQPGVVTSLLYSGSKFRGHQKSKGNSYDVEVVLQHVTMEDSYLCGYLKIKGLTEEYPTLTTFFAGEIISRKRPFLTRKWDADEDVDRKHWGKFQAFYQYAKSFNSDDFDYEDLKNSDYIFMRWKEQFLVPDHTIKDISGASFAGFYYICFQKSTATIEGYYYHRSSEWYQSLNLTHVPEHSAAIYEFR
- the atpaf2 gene encoding ATP synthase mitochondrial F1 complex assembly factor 2, whose amino-acid sequence is MFRSLVRLHSQFGNALSVSKVCPRSQQLGSALKYSTATAERKKFYQDVSISQGEGGAYEINLDRRKLKTPGGKLFAVPNEALAIAVATEWDAQRDTLKFYTMHMTTLCNTALDNPTERSKDQMISAALKYLETDTVCYRVDEPYGLVELQKNEWDPALHWIENRYNVTIGASSSILGPEIPEATKETFRQHLNSYNFWSLTGLEFVITQLKSVVLAMAMIDRHLSVEQAVLLSRLEEEYQIRQWGNVEWAHDYDMYELRARTAAGTLFVHLSSESSTVKRKLMQD